The Osmia bicornis bicornis chromosome 12, iOsmBic2.1, whole genome shotgun sequence genome includes a region encoding these proteins:
- the LOC114879165 gene encoding SREBP regulating gene protein: protein MPSCGGLFRIIRRRLVLGLIFALSLTYCAFSLFRDERKSLPVDNDLDDMDPMIINDNNDDLISDDDALAEQLRVSSKPSSWQMAVDQEVNDNALNMDIISNLNGTDTVIPCRNSVQGKALIVDERGIVCSRQDILPNGCCNIDQKDSVKNEDTSSIAKSERYSCKTCNAQGCCAIYEYCVSCCLHPGKQIKGRKDVLLGLLRDNPKAHKDQDVVKKRLRNLDRFQVCLAACRTSSASVRHENTYKDPHSKHCYTIQPSYSHQRHRRNVDNNNDDNSVVIASFSVMPLLSLISPFCLVSHISNNSLLISCNYHTPMSLSYYSHVRPP from the exons ATGCCGAGTTGCGGTGGCTTGTTTAGAATAATTAGACGCCGCCTCGTACTTGGACTGATCTTCGCTTTATCGCTTACATACTGCGctttttctctcttccgtGATGAG AGAAAATCTTTACCTGTGGACAATGATCTTGATGACATGGACCCTATGATTAtcaatgacaataatgatgaCTTAATCTCTGATGATGATGCATTGGCAGAGCAATTAAGAGTATCCAGTAAACCATCATCATGGCAGATGGCGGTTGATCAAGAAGTAAATGATAATGCACTAAATATGGATATAATTTCAAATCTGAATGGCACTGATACAGTGATTCCTTGTCGTAATTCTGTTCAG GGTAAAGCTCTGATAGTAGATGAGCGTGGTATTGTATGCTCTAGACAAGATATTCTACCAAATGGATGTTGCAACATAGATCAAAAAGATTCTGTAAAGAATGAAGATACATCCAGTATAGCCAAGAGTGAGAGGTACAGTTGTAAAACATGTAATGCTCAAGGATGCTGTGCTATCTATGAGTACTGTGTTTCTTGCTGCCTGCATCCTGGCAAG CaaataaaaggaagaaaggatGTGTTGTTAGGTTTGCTTAGGGACAACCCCAAGGCACACAAAGACCAGGACGTGGTGAAGAAACGACTAAGAAATCTAGACCGCTTTCAGGTTTGCCTGGCTGCTTGTCGTACTTCAAGTGCGAGCGTTCGTCACGAGAACACCTACAAAGATCCACATTCGAAGCATTGTTATACTATTCAACCATCTTATTCTCATCAAAGACATCGACGTAATGTTGACAATAATAATGATGACAACTCTGTTGTCATTGCATCTTTTTCTGTCATGCCGTTACTTTCCCTTATCTCTCCTTTCTGTCTAGTCTCTCACATAAGTAATAATTCGCTGTTAATATCGTGCAACTATCATACTCCAATGTCACTCAGTTATTATTCTCACGTACGACCAccttga